Part of the Acidobacteriota bacterium genome, GGGAGGGCGCCCTCTCGGCACAGCACGTCCTCTGCCCCTTTTAGCACACATAAGCACACCAGTCAAGAGCACACCGACACGCAAGATCAGGTCTCGTGTGGCGTCTTGAGTACGCCAGGTGATGTGGCAGTAGTACTTCGGTAGTACCTGCAGTGTGAGTTCGCAGCCTTGGCTGCATGACTTCCATTGGGAGACAGGTGATGACTGGGAACCCTCTCGGCCGGTTGGCCGAGTGGCGTAACATCGTCGCTTCCGGGCCGTCTGCACATGGATGCGCGTTAAGTCGGTGCTGTTGGGGCTACATCAATCACTCCATATGGCAAAACTTAGTCAGGGGGTTATTGCGCCATGTCGTATCTCCGGATACGACATGAGTGGGAACAGAGCATAACAGGAAAGGAGGTGCAGCGGGTCAAACCAAGTTATCAGTATCAAGAAAAACAGACCTGAGCCGAGCAGAAATGGGCGTTTGGGTAAGGCCACAGGGCTATGGTCATAATGAAATCAGGCGCAGGCAGGGGTAGTCAGAGAACCAACCTGGGAACGTGTTGAACTCAAAGACCACTCCCCACCCGCTTTTCATAAAATATGCCAGCAGTCCCTATTCCGCAAGGGGGAAAGTTCCATCCCATCCGAACCGGCCTTGCCCACCCTATCTGCATGAAAGGAGGTGGGTTGGGCGACAAGTATTCAATTTTGACTCAGGTCCGGCACCTCTCGATTCGAGGGGTGCCGGACGGAAACTGGATTATATCTATAGTGAATTCCTTGCGGAATTCTTTTGGAGGAGAGAATGTGTAGATCTTTCAAAATAGTCCTGTTCATGACGGCTGCTGTGCTTTTTGCGGTGCCGGCTATGGCCCAGTATACAGTGTTCGTCGTGGACGACGACGGTGATCCGGCGACCACTTACCCGACACTGGCCCAGGCCGTAGCGACCGCACAGGCGTTTGCCGGTGAGCACCGCATTGAGATCCGCCCCGGTGCCTACTCTGACGTGGGCGTGTGGATCGACCACAGCCAACCCGGTGTGATTCGCGAGATCGTGGGAGATGACAAGAGTACCGTAATTTTCACGGCTCCTGTCTTCCAGACCGGGACCTGGCTGGATCCTCACGGAACCACTGATCTGACCATTACCGGGATTACGGTGGTCAGCTACCTGTACGGTATCCGTACCTACGTCAGTGGCTGTAATGAGCTCCACGTATACGACTGCATCTTCGATGACAACGGTGCTGACGGCTACGATGGCACTACGGCCAGTACGTTGGGCGGCGGCATCTGGGTGCACGGCAGTGACTGTGTCATTGAGTATGTCGAGGTAATGAACGGTGAGTGGGGTATCCGCTACGGTAACTGGTTCGCCACCGCTCTGGATGACAACATTGTGCGACATTGCTACGTCCACAACATGGAAGAGTACGCCATGTGGTTCGTTGGCGGCACGTCTGCAGGCACCATGAATAATCTCCTCGTGGAGGATAATGTTGTCGACAGCTGTGTGGATTACGGCATCCAGTTCTGGCCCGTGGGAGCAACGTTCAATAATCCGGTCATCCAGCATAATACGGTGACCAATGTCATGTGGGAGGGTATCCTGGTAACCGGTGCCAATGGTGGCTCTATTCTGAACAATGAAGTCACCGGCTGCTCGTATGGCACCACGGCTCCGCACAACAGCAACTCGGATCCCCATGGCGGTATCTGGGTTAATAACTGCAGTTCCATGCTGGTCCACGACAACACCAGCTACGACAACGGTGGCGCCGGCACCGCCAATTGCGATTACGGTATCTACGCCACCGGGGACCATAACGACATTCGCTGGAACTGCCTGTTCAACCACGCCGGGGTCGAGGGTTACGACGGTGGTGACGGAACCAACGTCTGGAGACGCAATTACTTCGAAGACCTGGTCACCAACCTTGCGTATCCCGACTACGATCTCGACGGCGGTATGGAAACCGACACCAACCCGTGGCTGTACGACAACAGCGCGGTCACTGTCGAAGCCCAGCCGATGGAAGTCTGGACCACGTTTGACGTGGACGTCGACTGGACCATCCCGGGCTGCGCGGAGTTGGACAGCGTTCACCTGGCGGCGTATAGCTTCGTGGTGAACTACGACCCGACGGTGCTGGACTACGTCGATGGGTCAGCCGTTTATGACGAGGCTTATCTGGGCAACACGGCTGCCGGTGCACTTTACACGCCGATCGCAGTCGATGAGGTGGCCGGCACGATCAGCTTTGCCGCGACCAACTTCACCGAGCCCGGCTTAGGCGATGCACGGCTGACTCTGTTGCAGTTCCAGGCCATCGCAACGGGAAACACCAGCATCACGATATTATCCGACTATCGTGATCCGAATAACGACCCGATCCCGACCGGGAACATGCCGCTAAGTCTGGTCGTGGAGGACAACACGCCTCCGGCGATCACCGTGACGGCTAATGATCCAATCGGGGACGGCACCTATTCAGAGGGCGGACCCGGTCCCGGGCCGCATGTCGACCTGTACGTCGAGGGCACGGTAACCGATAACTATGCCCTTTGGGATGTCTGGTACCGGTTGAACGATGGGGGTGGCTTCATTCCCATAGGCCCGGTGTCGGGCACGTCGGATGTCTATGGCCTTCTGCCCGGTTCATTCTACATTCCTCTCACGGCAGCTCCGGCCGGTCCCAACTCACTGAATGTTCTGGTGCGCGACCAGTCGGGTAACCGCGACTCGGTGTACTACTACTTCACGATTGACCGCACCGGGCCGACAATGACGGTCGATGCCTACGATGCCGACGGTTGTGCGCCGAATGCCGCGTTCACCGACAATACTGCCATTCTTGTGGACCTCACGGGCGATCCTGATATCGCCCAGTACGAGATCCGTGAGGATGTGATTGGCTTGTGGGATATGCGCCCGTTTGTCGCCACGGACGACTTCGTCCTGTCCACCGGCGACGCTAACAAAGAGGTCAAGGTACGTGGTACCGACGTCTACGGGAACCGCGGAGCTGTCGCGTCCGACTGGATCGAGCTTGACACTTCGCCGGCTACGCTCAGCTTCGCCATCAGCCCCCTGAAGACGGCCAACGACGTTCTCGCCATCACGGGCGCAGAACTGTCATATGGCAGTCAGACGGCTGAGATAGCCTATATCGTCTCGATGGATCCCGGCGAGAACATCGACGACCTCACTGACTGCTTCTCCGGTCTCTGGGCGGCGCCGAGCCTGCCGTTTGACATAAACCTGTCATCCGGCGACGGTTGGTACTACATCTGGATGAACAGCAAGGAGCGCGCCGGTAATATGCAGACTCCGATTCTGGACTCCATCGAGCTTGACCAGACGGCTCCTGTACTCACTGACTTCACGCTGTTGGATCAGGAGGGTGACGTCTGTTCGGAGAAGATGATGGTGGACTGGGAGGTCTGCTGGACCGGCAGCGATCACGCGATCCTGGAAACATGCCTGGACACCACCGGCAGCTGGTACACATGGGGCGCCTTCGATAACAGCGCGGTCTCATGTTACGGCTGGCCCTGGGCCCCGACCGATGTCGGTGACGGGACGTACACCCGGTATGCGCGGATCACGGACGATGTTGGAAACAAGAGCAATATCATTGAAGCCAGTATCGTCATTGACCGTGTCCTGCCAACTATTGTCACCAGGACCATCGCCGATCGGACTTCCGCCAGCACCTACTGGTCTAACGAGGCCACGATTGTGTTTACCGTTACCGGCGGCGATGCCGACAGTCTCCAGTTCGGCGAGGACGGTACCACATATACCGCCTATGTCGAACACGTTGACCCGACCACCTATGAGTACACCTTCACCGGCCTGACAGGCGGTTACGGTTCCATACGCGGATGGGTCGCAGCGCGAGACTGTGCGAACAATTGGATGGAATGGGCTACCAACTGGATGCACTTCGACCTCAACGCTCCGAACTTCCTGGCCCTGACCATAAACGGCGGCGCTACTATTACCAACAACCCGGTTGTCTCTGTTTATGCCCTGACTGACGAGATCAATCCGTATGAGTTCCAGTTCTCAGAGGATCCGACCTTCACCACCGGTGTTGTCATCTGGACTCATCCGTTCAACAGCGTTACTCAATCCTTCACGCTCACCGGTGGGGATGGCGGTCACACGATTTATGTGAAAGCCATTGACCTGGCCGAGAACGAGACGGTTTCGTCGGCAAGCATCTACCTTGATACGGGTCCTCCCTCAGGTGACTTCGTCCTCCAGCAGAACCCGGCAACCAACCCGTACGCGCTTCCCGGTTACACCAACTCGCTGTACGATAACGAGGCGGTTTCCATCGCGTGCGACGGCGATGTTGTTCAGATGTACCTGAGAAATGAGAATGGTAGCTGGAATACGGGATGGATCACGGTGGCGGCGTCCTGCAGCCCATGCACGCTGTCTGCCCTCGGTGAGGGCGACCGTGAGATCTGGATACTGTTCAAGGACAGCGCCCAGAACACTACTCCTGCCTGGATCAGGGAGAGCATCAAGTACGACGTCACGGGGCCATCCGCTCCCGGCGCGGCAACCGGCACGCCCGGCAGCAGCCTGAACATTGCCTGGTCGCCGGTGGCCGACGCGCAGCTCTCGATCCTCCGGTATAACTTCACCAACGACTATCCCCTGTATCCGAACGACACGGCTCCACACCCGCAGACACTGATGGAGGGGATTTTTGAGGCTGAAGTGGCCGACACGGTGTACGCGTTCCCGGGTCCGCATCCGGATATCTATTCCTTCTCGATCTGGTCGATGGACAGTTCCGGCAACGTTTCCACTGTTCCCAACGACCAGGTGACCGGGACCAACTATATCCTTGGTGACTTCGCCACGGATGACACGA contains:
- a CDS encoding cohesin domain-containing protein: MCRSFKIVLFMTAAVLFAVPAMAQYTVFVVDDDGDPATTYPTLAQAVATAQAFAGEHRIEIRPGAYSDVGVWIDHSQPGVIREIVGDDKSTVIFTAPVFQTGTWLDPHGTTDLTITGITVVSYLYGIRTYVSGCNELHVYDCIFDDNGADGYDGTTASTLGGGIWVHGSDCVIEYVEVMNGEWGIRYGNWFATALDDNIVRHCYVHNMEEYAMWFVGGTSAGTMNNLLVEDNVVDSCVDYGIQFWPVGATFNNPVIQHNTVTNVMWEGILVTGANGGSILNNEVTGCSYGTTAPHNSNSDPHGGIWVNNCSSMLVHDNTSYDNGGAGTANCDYGIYATGDHNDIRWNCLFNHAGVEGYDGGDGTNVWRRNYFEDLVTNLAYPDYDLDGGMETDTNPWLYDNSAVTVEAQPMEVWTTFDVDVDWTIPGCAELDSVHLAAYSFVVNYDPTVLDYVDGSAVYDEAYLGNTAAGALYTPIAVDEVAGTISFAATNFTEPGLGDARLTLLQFQAIATGNTSITILSDYRDPNNDPIPTGNMPLSLVVEDNTPPAITVTANDPIGDGTYSEGGPGPGPHVDLYVEGTVTDNYALWDVWYRLNDGGGFIPIGPVSGTSDVYGLLPGSFYIPLTAAPAGPNSLNVLVRDQSGNRDSVYYYFTIDRTGPTMTVDAYDADGCAPNAAFTDNTAILVDLTGDPDIAQYEIREDVIGLWDMRPFVATDDFVLSTGDANKEVKVRGTDVYGNRGAVASDWIELDTSPATLSFAISPLKTANDVLAITGAELSYGSQTAEIAYIVSMDPGENIDDLTDCFSGLWAAPSLPFDINLSSGDGWYYIWMNSKERAGNMQTPILDSIELDQTAPVLTDFTLLDQEGDVCSEKMMVDWEVCWTGSDHAILETCLDTTGSWYTWGAFDNSAVSCYGWPWAPTDVGDGTYTRYARITDDVGNKSNIIEASIVIDRVLPTIVTRTIADRTSASTYWSNEATIVFTVTGGDADSLQFGEDGTTYTAYVEHVDPTTYEYTFTGLTGGYGSIRGWVAARDCANNWMEWATNWMHFDLNAPNFLALTINGGATITNNPVVSVYALTDEINPYEFQFSEDPTFTTGVVIWTHPFNSVTQSFTLTGGDGGHTIYVKAIDLAENETVSSASIYLDTGPPSGDFVLQQNPATNPYALPGYTNSLYDNEAVSIACDGDVVQMYLRNENGSWNTGWITVAASCSPCTLSALGEGDREIWILFKDSAQNTTPAWIRESIKYDVTGPSAPGAATGTPGSSLNIAWSPVADAQLSILRYNFTNDYPLYPNDTAPHPQTLMEGIFEAEVADTVYAFPGPHPDIYSFSIWSMDSSGNVSTVPNDQVTGTNYILGDFATDDTTMLPDGCIDFGLEFGALAASYNTSTGSPYFNEYLDIEETSDGSATGYPIPDGDIDFNDLVIFALNYRDYRCGSEPGRGNPDMEVDKLVIGQPTVIADLPDRVQAGTQFSVPIRVSGVSGIMGYHFVFTYDHSSLELVSVEPGAAYESVEQSFFYHDKAAPEIDISSVILGDYQFGDQELVRITFRATVETPVTVEEQLLDVRDWHNNQPVMCFSTTSRVELPSEFALSQNYPNPFNPTTTIKLSLKEACQYELTIYNVLGQQVSVFEGFSEAGRLIITWDASEQSSGIYLYRLTAGSFTATRKMVLLK